A window from Podospora bellae-mahoneyi strain CBS 112042 chromosome 1 map unlocalized CBS112042p_1, whole genome shotgun sequence encodes these proteins:
- a CDS encoding uncharacterized protein (EggNog:ENOG503PPCN) produces the protein MPNLVSVDVSVTDDRVSLVFSHKTVAAAYASYLKAEDARQQQRASSFSPHHSPQLNNHNPYRTLHNNPLSGYHRAPQFSPTTKEVTFFLPSFITWFITCRLPDDEDAVTFSFIDADEQVATKWAESMLLFELVPPNPYDDVKQLHVRRLWNKAKLINLLEDLQQHQQQARPGSGGPWQQGGPVQGLNAGFHAGAGYGGYAASGGKTSSTVTSPRGSVRGSPTGPGGQGGYSRMNHGPNNGQVNGLGVGHAGQKRARDVWW, from the coding sequence ATGCCAAATCTAGTATCAGTCGACGTCTCGGTCACAGATGACCGGGTCAGCCTCGTCTTCTCTCACAAAACCGTGGCAGCCGCCTACGCCTCCTACCTCAAAGCGGAAGACGCccggcaacaacaacgagcATCCTCCTTTTCCCCACACCACTCCCCAcagctcaacaaccacaacccatACCGCACACTTCACAACAATCCTCTGAGCGGCTACCACCGCGCTCCTCAGTTCTCCCCTACCACAAAGGAAGTCacattcttcctcccctccttcatcacctGGTTCATCACCTGCCGGTTacccgacgacgaggatgccgTGACCTTCAGCTTCATCGACGCGGACGAGCAAGTGGCCACCAAGTGGGCTGAGAGCATGCTCCTCTTTGAGTTGGTACCTCCCAACCCTTACGACGACGTGAAGCAGCTGCATGTGAGGAGGCTGTGGAACAAGGCGAAGTTGATCAATCTCCTGGAGGAtcttcagcaacaccagcagcaagccagACCTGGTAGTGGTGGTCCGTGGCAGCAGGGCGGTCCAGTTCAGGGGTTGAATGCTGGGTTTCACGCGGGTGCCGGGTATGGCGGGTATGCCGCTAGCGGAGGAAAGACCAGCTCGACCGTGACGAGCCCGAGAGGCAGTGTGAGGGGCAGCCCGACTGGTCCCGGAGGACAGGGAGGATACAGCAGGATGAATCACGGCCCCAATAACGGACAGGTGAACGGACTTGGTGTTGGCCACGCTGGGCAGAAAAGAGCAAGGgatgtgtggtggtga